A region from the Petroclostridium xylanilyticum genome encodes:
- a CDS encoding NUDIX hydrolase has product MKNTFNRLEFEILKSKYGKDGIEKEVILNLTNKKLFEEFKHNIEKDRRGEVAFAVERKNGKVVVIRTLFYPEGIYRIPTGGINHGEDIIDALYREVKEELGLQFEIKKFLGVIKFNIIYCNEKLNFYSYIFWLKETGGKILEDALEDEISEYKEVDKEQLLEIVNVLEKFQTEWKDWCRFRAQTTGFILQFM; this is encoded by the coding sequence TTGAAAAATACATTTAACCGGCTAGAATTTGAAATATTAAAAAGCAAATATGGAAAAGATGGGATAGAAAAAGAAGTAATTTTAAACCTCACAAATAAAAAACTTTTTGAGGAATTTAAGCATAATATCGAAAAGGACAGGAGAGGAGAAGTTGCTTTTGCAGTTGAAAGGAAAAATGGTAAAGTTGTGGTTATAAGAACACTCTTTTATCCTGAAGGCATATATAGAATTCCTACTGGTGGTATTAACCATGGTGAAGATATTATTGATGCACTTTATAGAGAAGTAAAAGAAGAGCTGGGGCTCCAATTTGAAATTAAGAAATTTTTAGGGGTAATAAAATTTAATATTATTTACTGTAATGAAAAGTTAAATTTCTATTCATATATTTTCTGGTTAAAGGAAACAGGAGGAAAAATACTAGAAGACGCGTTGGAAGATGAAATAAGTGAATATAAAGAAGTAGATAAAGAGCAGCTGCTGGAAATAGTCAATGTATTGGAAAAATTTCAAACAGAATGGAAGGATTGGTGTAGATTCAGGGCTCAAACTACTGGATTCATTCTACAGTTTATGTGA